In Ostrea edulis chromosome 4, xbOstEdul1.1, whole genome shotgun sequence, a single window of DNA contains:
- the LOC125668002 gene encoding N-acetyllactosaminide beta-1,6-N-acetylglucosaminyl-transferase-like yields MMGLRRIRKLLLMLTFLVVLTCFMIHHRVFYTSSLLMTPKEDIDMMNMYVTFSANYTNKRLDMASENHPRSHLKRFVHEVDCQQIIDGEEEYISVANRTMSERNYTFPTDKEIGDLAQNCENFLEVYNYKYFFVSPEELGFPIAYTILTYKDAVQTEKLLRAIYRPHNLYCIHVDQSSDNTLLYAMKSIAKCLPNVLIASKLEDVIYAGFSRLQADVNCMSDLLNKTDVKWRYVINLPSQAYPLKTNSEIIKILTIYNGTNSIESVYDHNAIYRFNETYVVKNGRLKSTGKKKDPPPYNITVGKGSAYGVFSRDFVNYSLNDLKAQGILKWLEDTYSPDETFWATLVFNKHLNVPGVNYTGVPNRKLWIAVSTTWQGPAEVCHGKYVHDICVFGMGDLNKLVSEKELFANKFYHDYQPLALQCMEEWMYNKTINTIPLQTYYYRNLIKSVLH; encoded by the exons ATGATGGGGCTGAGACGAATTCGTAAATTGCTCTTGATGTTAACGTTCCTCGTTGTCCTTACGTGTTTCATGATTCACCATAGAGTATTCTATACATCTTCATTACTGATGACACCGAAAGAGGACATTGATATGATGAATATGTATGTAACATTTTCGGCAAATTACACCAATAAACGATTGGATATGGCATCTGAGAACCATCCACGTTCTCATCTAAAGCGTTTTGTGCATGAGGTAGATTGCCAACAAATAATTGACGGTGAGGAAGAGTACATATCAGTTGCCAACAGAACGATGTCTGAACGGAATTACACGTTTCCAACAGACAAAGAGATAGGAGATCTTGCACAGAATTGTGAGAATTTCTTAGAGGtgtacaattataaatatttcttcgTATCGCCTGAAGAACTTGGTTTTCCCATCGCCTATACAATATTAACTTATAAAGATGCTGTTCAGACAGAGAAACTGCTTCGTGCTATTTATCGCCCACACAATTTATACTGCATACACGTAGATCAAAGTTCAGATAATACTTTACTTTACGCTATGAAATCCATCGCTAAATGTCTTCCTAATGTACTCATTGCTTCAAAATTAGAGGATGTGATATACGCAGGATTTTCTCGACTTCAGGCAGATGTGAACTGTATGtctgatttattgaataagaCAGATGTTAAATGGCGATATGTCATAAATTTACCTTCCCAGGCATACCCTTTGAAAACAAATtcagaaatcattaaaattcttACAATATATAACGGAACAAATAGCATAGAAAGTGTTTACGATCATAATGCGATCTATCGATTCAATGAAACATATGTTGTCAAAAATGGGAGATTAAAGTCTACGGGGAAAAAGAAGGATCCGCCGCCATATAATATCACTGTAGGAAAGGGAAGTGCTTACGGTGTGTTCAGTAGGGACTTCGTGAATTATTCTCTAAATGACCTCAAAGCCCAGGGCATTTTGAAATGGTTAGAAGATACATACAGTCCTGATGAGACCTTCTGGGCCACGCTAGTATTTAACAAGCATCTTAATGTGCCGGGTGTTAACTACACAG GTGTTCCAAACAGGAAATTGTGGATAGCCGTCAGTACGACATGGCAGGGGCCTGCTGAAGTCTGCCACGGAAAGTATGTCCATGACATTTGCGTTTTTGGCATGGGTGATTTAAATAAATTGGTCTCGGAGAAAGAACTTTTTGCCAACAAGTTTTACCACGACTACCAGCCTCTTGCATTGCAATGCATGGAAGAGTGGATGTATAACAAAACGATAAATACTATACCTCTACAAACATATTATTATAGAAATTTGATAAAATCAGTGCTGCATTAG